A genomic window from Candidatus Methylacidiphilum fumarolicum includes:
- the leuS gene encoding leucine--tRNA ligase, whose translation MPGRKAYPFDVIEPKWQHYWFDRELFRAADPGEMGSEKPKFYVLDMFPYPSGSGLHVGHLEGYTASDIVARYKRMKGFNVLHPMGWDAFGLPAEQHAILTGTHPAVTTKQNIDNFRRQIQSMGFSYDWKREINTTDPSYYKWTQWIFKRLFEKGLAYVAEAPVWYCPKLKTVLANEEIVHTPEGPRSERGNHPVIKKPFRQWFLKITAYAEKLLEGLELVEWPESIKEMQRHWIGKSEGAVVKFSVEGKDIEIEVFTTRPDTLFGVTFLVLAPENPLVTKLTESGFKELVEQYCAATSLKTDLERTELSKNKTGVWTGSYAIHPITNEKLPIWISDYVLMTYGTGAIMAVPAHDRRDYDFAKTFSLPIKKVVTAERIEEETDCYTGEGITVHSGFISGLATKEAKEKIIQWLEEKKLGKRMVQYKLRDWLFSRQRYWGEPFPIIWKENAPILVPDEELPVLLPDLEDFTPTDEGIAPLARKKDWVELGNGLKREVNTMPQWAGSCWYYLRYCDPSNKETPFATEKERYWMHPHGVDLYIGGAEHAVLHLLYARFWHKVLYDIGLVSTPEPFYKLVNQGVILGEDNQKMSKSRGNIVNPDAIVQEYGADTLRLFEMFLGPLQQSKPWSSKGLEGPHRFLARVWRLFMDEDGEGLWMLRKDILEEEAPTHILRLQHQTIAGVTEDIENFQFHTAIAKLMTFVNELTKEKKRWKKVLEDLLLLLSPFAPHICEELWQKMGHKDSLAYEPWPKYDPKYLIDEEIELIVQIDGKVRGRIMVKKGIEKEEVIRKAKETEAIGKWLEKATISKVIYVPDKLLNFVLEKNLKSQ comes from the coding sequence ATGCCAGGAAGAAAAGCTTATCCTTTTGATGTTATTGAGCCAAAATGGCAACACTACTGGTTCGATAGGGAGCTTTTCAGAGCTGCAGATCCTGGAGAAATGGGTTCAGAGAAGCCCAAGTTTTATGTCCTCGATATGTTTCCATATCCTTCTGGTAGTGGTCTTCATGTTGGCCATCTTGAAGGTTATACCGCCTCAGACATCGTTGCCCGTTATAAAAGAATGAAGGGGTTTAATGTGCTGCATCCAATGGGTTGGGACGCTTTTGGATTGCCAGCTGAACAGCATGCCATTTTAACGGGGACTCATCCAGCGGTAACAACCAAACAAAATATTGATAATTTTCGTCGACAGATTCAGTCCATGGGTTTTTCATACGACTGGAAGAGGGAAATCAACACAACTGATCCCTCTTATTATAAATGGACGCAGTGGATTTTTAAAAGGCTTTTCGAAAAAGGCTTGGCTTATGTCGCTGAAGCTCCTGTGTGGTATTGTCCAAAGCTTAAAACAGTTCTTGCTAATGAGGAAATTGTTCATACCCCTGAAGGTCCACGGTCTGAAAGAGGGAATCATCCTGTTATTAAAAAACCTTTTAGACAATGGTTTTTAAAAATAACAGCCTATGCTGAGAAGCTGCTTGAAGGCTTGGAATTAGTAGAATGGCCGGAATCAATTAAAGAGATGCAGCGCCATTGGATAGGCAAAAGTGAAGGGGCAGTGGTTAAATTTTCTGTTGAAGGAAAAGATATTGAAATTGAAGTCTTTACCACAAGACCGGATACGCTTTTTGGGGTGACCTTTTTGGTCTTGGCTCCAGAAAATCCATTAGTCACTAAGTTGACAGAGAGCGGGTTCAAAGAGTTGGTGGAACAATACTGTGCCGCTACTTCTTTAAAGACCGATTTAGAAAGAACGGAGTTATCTAAAAACAAAACTGGAGTTTGGACTGGAAGCTATGCTATCCACCCGATTACAAATGAAAAATTGCCGATTTGGATTTCTGACTATGTGCTAATGACGTACGGAACAGGCGCTATCATGGCTGTTCCTGCCCATGATCGGAGAGACTACGACTTTGCCAAAACTTTTTCTCTGCCGATAAAAAAAGTCGTTACAGCTGAAAGGATCGAGGAGGAAACTGACTGTTATACAGGGGAAGGTATAACAGTTCATTCTGGATTTATATCCGGGCTTGCAACAAAGGAGGCTAAGGAGAAAATCATTCAATGGTTGGAGGAGAAAAAACTTGGGAAAAGAATGGTGCAATACAAACTAAGAGATTGGCTTTTTTCCCGTCAGAGATATTGGGGAGAACCTTTTCCTATAATATGGAAAGAAAATGCACCGATTCTAGTTCCGGATGAAGAGCTGCCGGTGTTGTTACCAGACCTTGAAGATTTTACTCCTACAGATGAAGGCATAGCACCTTTAGCTCGGAAAAAGGACTGGGTAGAATTGGGAAATGGACTAAAGAGAGAGGTGAACACAATGCCTCAATGGGCTGGGTCTTGTTGGTATTATTTGCGGTATTGTGATCCATCCAACAAAGAAACCCCTTTTGCAACTGAAAAGGAAAGATACTGGATGCACCCTCACGGAGTGGATTTGTATATAGGTGGGGCTGAACATGCAGTTCTTCATCTACTTTATGCCCGGTTCTGGCATAAAGTTCTCTATGATATCGGTCTTGTTTCGACTCCAGAACCCTTTTATAAATTAGTGAACCAGGGAGTGATATTAGGAGAAGATAATCAAAAAATGTCAAAATCTAGAGGCAACATTGTTAATCCGGATGCTATCGTTCAAGAATATGGAGCGGATACGTTGCGTCTTTTCGAAATGTTTCTTGGCCCTTTACAACAGAGCAAGCCTTGGTCTTCTAAGGGATTGGAAGGGCCTCATCGCTTTCTGGCTAGGGTATGGAGACTGTTTATGGATGAAGATGGAGAAGGGTTGTGGATGCTAAGAAAAGATATTCTTGAAGAAGAGGCCCCCACTCACATTCTAAGATTACAGCATCAGACCATTGCAGGAGTCACTGAAGACATTGAAAATTTTCAATTTCATACGGCTATTGCCAAGCTTATGACCTTTGTCAATGAGCTAACAAAAGAAAAAAAACGATGGAAAAAAGTACTCGAAGATCTTCTTTTGCTTCTGTCTCCTTTTGCTCCACATATTTGCGAAGAATTATGGCAAAAAATGGGGCATAAGGATTCCTTGGCCTACGAGCCTTGGCCAAAATATGATCCAAAGTATTTAATCGATGAAGAGATAGAACTAATTGTGCAAATCGACGGGAAAGTGCGTGGTCGGATTATGGTCAAAAAAGGGATTGAAAAGGAAGAAGTTATAAGAAAAGCAAAGGAGACTGAGGCAATTGGGAAATGGCTTGAAAAGGCTACTATTTCAAAAGTTATCTATGTTCCAGATAAACTTCTTAATTTTGTCCTAGAAAAAAATTTAAAAAGCCAATAA